From the genome of Streptomyces sp. S4.7:
TGCCGAAGTACGCGTAGAGCTGCGCCTTGTTGACCTGGGCGGCGGCGGAGATCCGGTCGACGCGCGCCCCCGCGATGCCGTACGCGGCGAACTCCGCCGTCGCGGCGTCGAGCAGCCGCCGCCGGGACGCCTGGCCCGCGCTCGTGATCTGTCCCGTCTTCATGGCTAAAGGCTAAACCAACTGGTTTGTCGCTTTGTCGGCACTGCCGGTGGCACCGGCGCCGGCAGTGGCGCGGACAGTGGCACCGGGACCGGCACCGTCGCCGCCACCCGCCGCCATGTCCAGGACGAACCGGTATCGGACATCGTTGCGTGCGAGCCGGTCCAGCGCCTCGTTGACCTGGTCCGGGCGCATGACCTCCACGTCGGCGACGATGCCGTGCTCGGCGCAGAAGTCGAGCATCTCCCGCGTCTCGGTGGTCCCGCCGCTCCCCGTGCCCGCCAGTGTCTTCGCTCCCACGATCAGGCTCAGCGGGCTGACCGTGAGGTCCTCCGGCGGGATGCCCACCACGCACAGCGTGCCGTCCATCGCGAGCGCGGACATGTACGGCTCCAGCGAATGCGCGGCGCCGACCGTGTCGAGGATGAGGTCGAAGCGGCCGGTCTGCGCGGCCATCTCCTTCTCGTCCGTCGACAGGACGACATCGTCGGCGCCGAGCGCACGCGCCTCGTCCGCCTTTCCGGCCGTGCGCGTGAACTGGACGACCTCGGCGCCCATGTGGTGGGCGATCTTCAGCGCGAGATGTCCCAGTCCGCCCATGCCGACGATGCCGACCGTCCGGCCGGGCGCCGCTCCCCACCGCTTCAGCGGTGCGTACGTGGTGATGCCCGCGCACATCAGCGGCGCGGCGGCGGCCGGGTCGAGCCCCTCGGGCAGGTGGTAGGTGAACTTCTCGGGCAGTACGTACTCCGACGAGTAGCCGCCCCGGGTCGTGAGGCCGTCCTTCGGGTCGGTGCTGCCGTAGGTCAGCGTCGGATACCGCAGGCACCAGTTCTCCCGGCCGGCCAGGCAGGGCGGGCAGGCGCCGCAGGAGTCGATGATGTTGCCCACCGCGACCTTGTCGCCGACCCGGAAGCGCGTCACGGCGTCGCCGGTCGAGATGATCTCGCCGACCATCTCGTGGCCGGGTACGACCGGGAACTCGCCGCCGTGGCTGACGGTCGAGGTGTCGGTGGCGCAGACACCGCGGTACTCCACCCGCACGGCGACGTCGTCGCCGAGCAGATCGCGGCGGGTGAATTCCCAGGGCTCCAGCGGGCCGCCCGCTCGGTGGGCGGCCCATCCGGTGACGTTCCTCATGGCGGATGCTTCCCTTTCACAGGTAACTAACTAGTTTGTTGTCTCATTGGGCAACGCACTCCCCAAGCTTCCGACCGTCAAAAAAACTAGTTTGTTTATTCCCTTCGGTGCGACCGGCTCAGCGCAGGATCCCCGCCTGCCGTGCCTCCCGCAGCCATGACGGGAACTCCGACAGGAGCCGGTCGTACAGCTCCGGATCCGAGACCCGCTCGATGTCGTCCACGGCGAAGAAGCCGACGTTGTCGACGCGGCGGCCCGCCATTGTGTCGAAGCGTTGCAGCACCCCGTAGTTGGCCCTGCCGAGTCCGACGAACTGCCAGAACACCGACTCCTCCACGGCCGCGCGCAGCTCCCGCTCGATCTCGGCGTCGCGGTACACGCCGCCGTCGGAGAAGAACAGGACCAGGGTCGGCGCGGGCACGGGGTTCTCGCGCACGTACGCCCGCACCTCGGCGATGGCCTTCTGCTCCTCGTTCTGGAAACCGACCGCCCGCATGTCGACCTGTCCCGCCACCAGGCCCTTC
Proteins encoded in this window:
- a CDS encoding NAD(P)-dependent alcohol dehydrogenase translates to MRNVTGWAAHRAGGPLEPWEFTRRDLLGDDVAVRVEYRGVCATDTSTVSHGGEFPVVPGHEMVGEIISTGDAVTRFRVGDKVAVGNIIDSCGACPPCLAGRENWCLRYPTLTYGSTDPKDGLTTRGGYSSEYVLPEKFTYHLPEGLDPAAAAPLMCAGITTYAPLKRWGAAPGRTVGIVGMGGLGHLALKIAHHMGAEVVQFTRTAGKADEARALGADDVVLSTDEKEMAAQTGRFDLILDTVGAAHSLEPYMSALAMDGTLCVVGIPPEDLTVSPLSLIVGAKTLAGTGSGGTTETREMLDFCAEHGIVADVEVMRPDQVNEALDRLARNDVRYRFVLDMAAGGGDGAGPGATVRATAGAGATGSADKATNQLV